In the Deltaproteobacteria bacterium genome, ACCACTTGTTGATTGCGAGTCATCGCGACTTGGAACACCGATCCGCCAGCAAGCCCCTCGCTTTGCGAGAGCAACAGCATGGGAAAATGTTCACGCTCCGCCACTGGCGCCGCCACTTCCGATTCGCTGCTGCGCAGCGGACCGATCACCGCGAGCACCGTCGGATCCTTATCGAGCGCGCGCACCAACGCGGCGCTGTTGGCCGGATCGCCGCCAGTGTCACGGATCACCAGATGTTGTGGGGCGTCGGCAAACGCGAGCCGCAAGCCAGCTAGCGCCCGCTTGCCGTATGCGTGATCAGGTCCAGTGAGCGGGAGCAAGCACGCAACACGGGTGGTCGAGGCTACCTCCGGCACTGGCAGTGCGGCGATCGTCTCGCTGCCGACCGGAGGCGGGGGCTCGGACTCTTCTGTGGCGGCCGCTTCGGCGGCTTCAGGCGCTGCGCTCACGGCAACCGCCTCGCCCTCCGGCAGGGGCGCGGGCTGCGCGATATCAGCTTCGATCTCAGCGGACTTAGAGAGTTCGATCTCGCCGCTCTCCGGCATCGGTGCCGCTGCCATCATGTCGCTCAGGCCCGTCATCTCACGGACCGCCGCGGTGAGCACGACTTGGTTGGCCTCCGTGCGCTCATCGTCGGTCAACTGTTTCGCAACCGACTCGATGCGGCTGCGGAGACGGCTTTGTTCGGCCGGGCTGGCCTGTTGCCAGGCTTGCTCCCAGGCGATCAGAGCCTGGACCCGTTTGTCCTCAGCCAGTTCGTCGTCGCCGCGCAGCGCATCCACCTGCACCCAATGGCGAGTGGGGTAGCGTTGCTTCAACTCATCGAGCGTCGCCAGCGACGCGTCTTGTTGGTGCAGATGATGTTGCGCGAGAGCGAGCTGATAGTAGGCGCGCGGAACATAGGCTTCCTCTGGAGTGGCATCGAGGAAGCGGCGGTAGTTCGCGACGGCGACGACGTAGTCGCCACGCGCGAAGGCATCTTCCGCTTGGCGGAACGTGTACGAGGGCGCCGGTGGCAAGTGCGACGCCGGCTGAGTACAGGCCGCCAGCAGGGCCAGTGCGGGGAGCGCTGCCAGTAGTGGTCTCATTGGCCGCCTATATCCAAGCATCCGCATCGACTTGTCAAGGTTCGCGTGCCGGCGGCTTCCAGCGACGCATGGTAGGGGGCGGGATGAGGGACACGGCGCGCCCCTCATCCCAGGTGGATCAGTGACCCGACGCAATCAAATTGGCCACCGTGAAGAAATCTTCCGACGTCCCGGACTTGTCGCCCAAGTTAAGGTAGATGCACTCTTCGTTCGGCGTGTGCGTGCTGGGGAGCGCCGCTTTGGTCGCGTGAACCAATTGAGTGTCGAGCATGACGAGAGCGTGCACGAAGGCCATTTCGTCCGCGTAGTGGGATACCTTCGCGCCTGGAATCGCTTCCTTCTTGAAACTGTGATCGTTGATCCATACCTTCCACAATTGGCCCGCCCGATCGTAGATATCGGAGGTCGTCACCAGCCAGCTTTGTTTGTCGAGGTAGAGGACGCGTTTCCCGTAGGCGTACTGCGGCAGCTTTGAGTTGGCCTCGATGACATACACCTGCCGAGGCTCCCACACATCATCAAACACCCAGTCCTCTGGCTCCTGCCACTTGACGGGAACGTTTCGTCCATGCATGACGGCCATCACGGTGCGCTCGCCGAGGAGTTTCCAGTCCGCCCAGCCGATGTGGCCGTTATAGCCGTAGTAGCTGTCGATGTCCGTATCTTGTCCGAACAAGGCGTCCGAACGTTGCGCGCTCGACAAGCGCCGGACGCGGCGCAATTGCGGCAGGTACAGCCAACTGTCGTCTTGTCGGTCCGCGTCGTTGTAACGGTAGAACGTGGCGCCGACACCTTTAAGATCGAACGGCTCGCTCAACGGGTGCAGGGACTCCTTGAATCTGACATCCTCGGGATTCGGCAAGGTTGGCTTCGGATCGACGAAGAGCCGGCCCGTGTAGTTGAGACGGCGCAGGTAGTCGATCAAGTAGTGTCGCTCCACCGTCATGCCGCGATTCTTGGCGAATGAGCCGGTGTCGGCATCGAAGTTCTGAGCGTTGAGATCGTCGGTAATCTGAGACCGGTAATCGTAGTTCCACATGATCTTCAGCGCAGCCTGCGGGTCATTGGAGTCGATATTGGGGAATGGCTGGCCCGCAGTGTAGTTGAGCACTCGACGCCCGTCAGGGCTCAGCTTCGCTTGCCCAGAGTACTTTTCGGTGGCTTCACGGTACTCGCGGAACATTTCGATGCGGCGCGGGGCGATGACCTTCATGCGTAGTCCGTAGCGCAACGCCCACTCGAGTCCAGGCGTAAGCACGTCGGGATACTGATCCATGTTCTTGTCGGTGATTGTCGTCCCTGGCTCGACCGGCAGAAGGCCGCCGCTCGAGGCGCCGCGCGACGTGTTGTTGTTATTCGCAGGCAGCATCGCCGCTTCCACCGGCGCGGCGGCGACTTGGATGGGCGCGGGCGCTGGCGCAGCCTCTGCCACCACTGGCTCAGGTTTGGCCCGCCTTGGCGCGGCAGCGACGGGAGGCGGTTCGGCTGCGTGCAGGGCCGCTGGCGCGCTTTCGCGCACCACAGGTGGTTCGACTTTCTTGATTGGGACAGGTGCGGTTGCTGGTTGCGGCGCGGCAGCGATCTGTTCTGGCTCGGGCGCTGGCTGCGCGGCGACGACCTCCGGCTTCACCGCAACTGGCTCGGCTGCGGGTACAACTTCCGCTTCGACGACGCGCGGTGCCGGCTCGATCTTAGCCTCAGGTGTGTCATCCGCTTTCACTTGTTCAATCCTCGCCGGCGGCGGGCTTGATCGTCGCGCGGCGAGTCGGGGCGCGGTGCTCCCAGCCGCCGCCGACGGGAATTCGCGATCATCCTTTGGCGGATTCGGCTTGGCGACGTGCCGACTCGGTTTGGATGTGGCCGCACGCCGGATCGGCGCCGCGTGTACCTTAGCCACCGGTTTCGCGACTGGCCGAGCGGACGACTGGGCGTGGCCGACCGTGGCAGCTGGCGCTTTGGGCTGCGCAGCCGGCGCGGGCCGCTGTGGCTGCGGTGCGGGCGCCGGTTGCGCTTTGGCGGCAGGCTTACCGCCTTCCTCGGGGTACAGATCGCTCCAGTCGACCTGGGCCGGCGCGCTCGCGGCACTGACCAAGGCCGTGCAGACCGACAAGGCCAGGACGGTCCGAGTTCGTAGCTTCAACATTGTCTGACTTGCTCCTTCTACCTCACGCGCTGTCCGCGGTCTGTCGGCCGTTGCTTAGTCCGACATGTGCGTCAGGTGGTGCAGAGTGAAATAGGAGTCCTCGTACTTGCTCTCGAGAAATTGCGTCTTGTAGCGACCACCGAGTGCTGCCCGGTTCGTCTTATCGTTCACACCGACGACCATGTTCGGTGTAACGGCCGAGAAACTTCCATCGGCGCTCTTGGACCAGTGGTACGCGCACATGGCATTGTAGAAGTATTCGCCAGCTTTGTTGTGAACAAGCTTCCAGTAGATCCTATACATGTCCTTATCCATGTACATGATGACCTTGCCGAAATTGTAGTACGGATCGTCGGCCTGGCCTTCGATGATCCACACCGGGCGGGGGACGAGGGTGAGGTTCTCCACCACCAGCCACGGCGCGCCCTTGCTCCCCGGCGTTTCGTACGAGGCCCGGAAGTACGGGATCTCCACTTCGGATCGGGTCTCAGTAATTTGTTTCTGCGGCAGTGCGTACGGCCTCAGCACGGGTGCCAAGATGTCGGTCTCGCCAACTAGCTTCCATTTGTAGTACTCGACCTTGCCTGCGTAGCAGTTGAGATCGTCGCCGAAGATGTCAAGCCCGGCAACCGGATCCGACCGCGTGGCAGCGTTGACGCGTCGGACACGTCGGGTGGATGGTACGTAGAACCACGTCTCGTCCTGCGACGTCCAGTCGTTCACGCGCTTGGTGAGCCCGCCCACGCCGTCGATGTCCTGCGGCTCAAGCACCTGGGTCATCGACTCGTCGCGTAGGTTTTCAGGGTTCGCAATCGGCCCGGCCGACCGGCCGTGGAATGATTGCGCGTGCAGCCATAGCTTGATGCGCTTGAACTCACCGCTACCGTCGATCCCGTTGAGAGAGAACGTGGCTCCCGCGCCATTTTGCATCTGATTGGCGGCGGTGAAGTTCCACGCCATCTTGCACGCGGCCATGGGATCGTTCTTGGCGTCGATTCGCGGGAACGGATAACCGAAGTAAAACTCCGGCGCCTTGCCGGTCTTCAAGTCCTTCAGGCCGCAGGTTGCCGGATCGACGTCGTACTTCCCGTCATTGGCTTCGCTCGCCGCCCAGAAGGGCTTCGAGTAGTTCTGTTTGAACTTCTCGGGATCAACGGGCGAAACCTTGTAGAAGTATTGGCCCTCCTTCACGCGCTTGAGCACCGTCGGCGGGAGCAGGCCTTCGCCTTGTTGCCAGTTGTTGCTGTCGAGGGTCCACGATTTGCCATCGCCCTCGTCGGCCGGTGCGGCCGGGGCGGCTTTCGGGAAGTCGAGTTTTGCGATTTGCTCTGGAGGCTGGGGCTTGGCCCTGGGCGCTTCAAGGGGCGCCGCGCGTTCTACAGCGACGGCAGCGACCCGCGGTTCGGCCTCGGCGACCGCCGCGGCTTCGCGCTCGGCCGCCATTGGAGCCGTCGCTGGCGCAGTAGCAACCACGGGCTCGGCAGCCGTCTCGGCGACTCGTGCCGTGACCGGCTCGGAAACTTGCGGCACCGGCTGCGGAGCCGCTACACGTTTGGGTGCCGGTACGGCGGGAGCCTTGGCCACCCGGCGTGCGGGCGCGGCCGGTGCAGCCGCTGGCGCTGCTTTCGCGATTGGTTTACGACGCAGAGAGTCTTCCAACGTCAACGGTTTCGCGGCCGGTACAGCTGCCGCTGGTGCCGGAACGACCGCTGGCGCAGGCGCGGGCTGCGCTTTGGGCGCGGGCTTCTGCCCTTCATCGAACAGATCGCCCCAGTCAACGTTTTGTGCGCGCAGAGCGCCAACCCCTAGCAGCAGTACGAATGCCGCTAGGCCGAGACACGTCGGAAGGTGTCGCCTTATCATCATGTAGACCTCCATGAGTTCAGCAAATGAAACAGCAGAAGCCATGCCAGCAACGCCATTCGACTCCGAAGCCGCACTGGGGAGGCCTTCGCACATCACTGCGCTACTCAGTTGACGAGGCGTCCAACCTATGCCGGCCGAGCGCTGAGCGCCCTTGTTAGCTCGACTCCCCGCGCATCTAGCCTCGCAGATCGGGCGCCTTCTGGATGAGGGACGCGACCAATTGAGAGTCCGCGCCTGGTTGGACAACCGCGAACGTCTCGGTGCGGAACTGAACGCTGCGGCGCGTTGCTGCGGCGGTTCTAGCCATGCCGGCCACTTGTCCAGCCGCTGCAAATGGCTTGGCTGGTTGACGCGGTTCACCGCAGCCGACCCCGCTCTTTGCTACCCGCCGTGCTGAGATGAAGGCCGAGTGCCCTGCGCTTATGAGCGCGGCCCGCTTGCTGTGACGCATGTTGAACGCTGCGTTAAATGGGTACCACCGCGACACGAAGCCGCTCACAAGTTCGGGAAGCCGCCATCTCACAAGCCAAGTGGCATACCTCCTGCTCATTCCTGCGACGAAGCGGAGGAGTTATGACGAACCCAGCGATTGCAGAGGCAAGCCGCACAGCTCGCGTACTGGTCTTTACCGTCGACGACGGGCCCTTTTGCATCCACCTCGACTGGGTCGAGGCCGTGTACCAGCGCGAAGACGCGCCGCTGCACCTGGTGAAGGAGGGTGACAGTGTCGGCCGCTTTCTCATTCACCGCGGACAGCCCGCTCTAGTCATCGATCTCCGCGAAGCTTTCGGCCTCAACGGACTCCTCGGCGCCACCGATCGTTCGGCTCTGATGGTCGTCAGGGCGGGATCCTTCCTGCTCGCCCTCCAGGTCGATTCCTGCGTTGGTGTTCGCGATCTGGACCTCGGCACCAAGGTCCCGGTGGCAAGCACATTGGTTCGCGACGGCGGACTCAGCGTCGGTTACCTGGTGGATCTGGATGGCAAGATGCACGGGCTGCTCGAACCAAATCGGATTCTCAGTGGGACGCTGCGCGAACAGCTTGATCCGCTACTGAAGGAGGCGCAGGCCTTCCGCGACCGTCAGGCCGAGTTGGTGGAACTGACCGCCGAGCTACGACGCAATCCGACGCCGGCGGGCTTGAAGAACTACGCGCGGCTGAGTCGCCGCAACGGTCGGACCCGCGCCGCCGGCGCGGCGCGTCTGGTGCTCAAGCACGTGCAAGAGCACGAGGCGGGGGCCGGCGATGGCGCGGTGGCGGGGGACATGGCGGCCGAGACCCTGCTGCGCGATTTGGTAGCTCTGAGCACGGCCCGCCGAACCGGCACCGTGATCGTCCAGCCGGCCGGCGGCGAGGCTACCGAAATCTTCCTTGATCTGGGCCGTATCGCGGATGCGCGCGTGCCCGGCGAATGGGGGCGCGGCGCGCTCCGCCGCATCCTCGCGGCGCGCGAGGGAGCGTATCGCTTCGAGCCCACCGAGACCGCGGTGTATCCGCAACGGATCGACGATTCCGCCCTGTGGTTGCTGGTCGAGGTGACTGAGCAACTGAGCGAAGAACGTCGTGGCCGGCACCTTCGTTAGCGCGTCCTGAGGAAGGAAGAAGGAGACACGCGATGGATGAGAAGCCACGAATTCTCGGCGTGGACGACAGCTTGACGATCCGCAAGGCGCTCGAGATCGTGCTCAAGCCCGCGGGCTATGTCTTGGATCTCGCGGGTGATGGTGCCGAAGCCCTTGAGAAGGCCAAGTCGTTCAAGCCCGCGCTCATCCTACTCGACTTCATTTTGCCCGACATGCGCGGAACCGAGGTGTGTCGTCGGCTTGCCGACGATCCCGAGACGGCTCATATTCCAGTCGTGCTGATTTCGGCGAAAGGGGCTGAAATCCGGCAGGCCTATCAAGACATCGGTAACGTCGTCAGCTACATCGCCAAGCCCTTCAAACCGCAAGTCGTCACCAGCATCGTCGCCGAAGTACTCGCGAAGGGTGCAGCCGGCGAGTTGGTCAAGTCGACGATGTCGGTGCACGAGGCCCCGGCGCTGCCAGGAACTCCGCCGCCCGCCGCAATGCCAGTCATGACTCCGCCCCCCGCGTCGGTCAGGGTCGCGCCTGAGTTCACGTCGGCCGCGACGCCCGCAGCCACCAACGGCAGCGCCTACGCGTACAGCGCCGACCAGATCGCCCGTGCCAACGGGCATGACGACCTGGAAGACCTTGAGAGCGACGAGCGAGTCAACGCCCCAATCGACACCGGACTCAGCGACGCAGCGCGTCGCGAGATACTCGAAGTCATGTTCGAGACGCTGCGCGCCGGTCTCGAAGGTGTGTACGTCGAAGAAGTCGATACCGCCACCGGTGCGGCCGCCGATGAAGCCGCCTCCTATACCGGCTTGATGGAGCGACTCGGCAACGAGCTGAGCGAGGCGCTGCAGCACGCGCGCTCGGGCGCGCGCTACACGCTCTACAGCGACGGTTCGGTGCGCTCGCTTGACGAAACGCTGCTCGATACCTTCCGCCGTTCGTGCCGTCTGCTGTTCCGCGCCGTGGTCGCGGGCGCGGTCGAAAACGAGATGGCAGCGAGCCACCAGCGGATCTTGGTCGCGTGTCATCGCGACAGCGCGGTTCACCAGCAAATCCGTTCGCTGCTGTCGGCACATCCCGACTGGCAGGTATTCACTATCAGCGAAGGCTTCAGGCAGTTGCCGATGATGACGCGCCTGTACGGGCCGTCCTACCTGATCGCCGAGACCACGTGGTCGGGCGCGTTGTGGGACCAGCTCCGCAATGTGCAGCGTCTGCCCGAAGCGCGCGCAATGACTGTGATCGGCTTGGCCGATGCGAACCGTGCGACGGGTCCGGACGACCCCGCCGCGCGCGCCGTGGCACTCTCCGAGCGCGGCTTCGCCACCGTACTGAGCTCCGCCTTCGAGCTGGAAAATGAACTCGGTGAGACGCCGATCACAGCGGCGCCGGCTCTGCTCCGCGCCGAAGTGTCAATGTCTGCACCGGCCACTCTGTGAACAAATCGAACCCAAGTGTGTGAGGGACCAATGCCTAAAGTTTTGATTGTCGACGATATCCGCAGCGAGGTGCAGTTGATCGCCGATGCGCTGACGCCAAAGGGTTACGACTGCATTCAGGCCAGCAACGGCCTCGAGGCGGTCGAGCGCGCCCGCACCGAACTCCCGGATCTCATCTTGCTCGACGTGGTGATGCCGGGACAAGACGGCTTTGCCACCTGCCGCCAACTCAAACGCGACGTCACCACGAAGGAGATTCCGGTGGTGATCGTCAGCTCCAAGAACGGCGAAAGTGATCGCTTTTGGGGGCAGAAGCAGGGGGCGTCCGACTATCTGACGAAGCCGTTCAGCCCCGACGATCTCGTCACCATGGTGAGGAGGTTCGTGTGAGCGACTCTCTACACTTCGATCTCGCGACCCGATTGAGCGCCCGCCTCGCCCACCTGGGCGAGGACTACTGCATCTTCACGCGCAGCGGACGCGAGTTCGGGGTCAGTGTCACCGCGGCGCGCGAGGTGTTGACCGGCGAGCCGGCCACCCCCGTGCCCCAAGCCCCGCCTTCGCTCATCGGTGTCATCAATCTGCGCGGCGAGGTGTTGCCGTTGGTGCAACTCGATAGTCTGCTCGACATGCCGACGCGCCTGTATAGTACCGACGATCAGATCCTCGTCGTGTCCGCGGGCGACGTCGAGATCGGGTTGGTGGTTGATCGCGTGCGCGACGTCCGCTCGATTGACAGCGGCGAGATCAAGGCCCATCCCGACGATACTGCGGCGCATCATCTCTTCCGCGGCTACTGGCCCAGTTCTACCGGAGTCGTCACCGTACTCGATGCCCAGCGGTTGGTCGCCGAAGCCGTCACGTCGGTGAGCACGCGCTTCAGCCAACGCCCGCCGGGGGCCGACGAGGGCGCCCGAGCCGTTGGCAACGTTTCAATGAGGAACCAATAGGAGGTCCACCATGGCCGAGAAGATTACCCCAGCAAGAGGATTCAGAGTGCCGATTCGTCTGCAGCTGATCCTCTTCTTCGTCCCGCTCACCGTTGGTGCGCTCGGCTTCTTGGGCTGGCAGAGCTATCAAGTCGGCGCCGACGCGCTGCGCCAACAGGCCGTGCGGCAGCTGCAATCGATCCGCGACAACAAGAAGCGCGAGATCGAACGCCACTTCCGCCTGGTGGAAGACCAGGTCATCACGATCGCCCGCAACCCCAGCACCGTGCTAGCGATCAAGCAGTTCAACAACGCCACTCGCGAGTTGGACAGTGATCCCGTCACCGATGGGCCGGGCATGAAGGACCACATGCTGGCGCTCAAGCAGTTCCTCGAAAAACGATACGAACGCGATATTCGGCGCGAACGCATCGACCTCAAGTCGCTCTTGCTGCCGCAACGCTCGGCGGTGTGGTTGCAATCGGCTTACGTAGCCATGAATCCGAACCCCGAGGGCAGCAAACAGCTTTTCGAAAGTAGCAATGACGGCACCCGGTACACCGCCTATCATTCGATCTGGCATCCGATCTTCCGCAGCATGGTCGAAAAGTTCCGCTTTCAAGATCTCTATCTGATTGACGCCAACACCGGCCGCATCATCTACTCGGTGTCCAAGGGAACGGACTTCCAGACCAATCTACTCGATGGTCCGTACCGTGACGAAACGATCGGCAAACTGTTCCGACGTTTGCAAGCCGAGTCGCGCGAGGGCGACTACTTGGTGGTCGACTTCAAGCAATACTTTCCGCTGGGCGGCAAGGCTATGGCCTTTGCCGGCGCCCCGGTGTTCGAAAACGGCCAGAAGACCGGCGTCGTGATCGTGCAGGTGCCGATTGCCGGGATCAACAGCATCATGACTGCCGACCAGAAGTGGGAAGAAGTCGGTATGGGCGAAAGCGGCGAGACGTATCTGGTTGGGCGCGATTTCCTCATGCGCAGCGACAGCCGCTTCATGAATCAGGAGACGCCGTCAGGAACCATTATGGGCCAGACCGGGACGACAGTGCTCCAAAACAAGGTCGATACGGCGGCGGTGATGGCGGTGAACGACGGATTGACGTACCCCTCCCCGGGCGAGACGCCTGCCTACGAGAATTATATGTCCACCCGTGTGCTCGGTGCCTCGACCCCGGTCGAGATTCGCGGTCTGCAGTGGGGTATCGTCGCCGAGATCAGCGAAGCCGAAGCGCTCCGGCCTGTGGAACGGCTGCGCACCTTGAGCCTTCAGATCGGTGGCGGATTGATCGCTCTCGTCGTTGTCTTCACGCTGTTGTACTCCACGCTGCTGACACGCCCGGTGCGGGCATTGGCCGGCACGATGCGCGAGATTCAACAAGGCAACTTCCGCGCCCGCGCCAAGGTCAAGGCGCGCAACGAGCTGGGGTTGCTCGCCACCGGTTTCAACCAGATGCTCGACGAACGCGTCGATGCCCTGGTGCAAGCCGAAGAAGAAGGCAAGCGGCTGCAGAACGAAATTCGCGATCTGCTGACCGTGGTGGCCGGCGCCTCGGAAGGCGACTTGACGGAGCGGGCGCAAGTCGGCAGCGGCGTGCTGGGTAACCTGGCGGACGCGCTCAACCTGATGTTCGAGAACGTTGGCGAACTGATCAAGCACCTTAAAGGCGTATCAGCCCGCGTGGTTTCGTCCGCGACCCAGATTCAGGCCTCCGCCGAGCAACTCGCGCAAGGCTCAGCGCGCCAGACTTCTGACATCACCAGCACCACCGCGGCGGTGCAGGAAATGACCTCGAACATTCAATCGGTGTCCGAGAACGCGACGGTCGCCGCTGAAGCCGCCAAGCGCGCTGAAGAAGCCGCGCACCAGGGCGGGAATGTGGTTAAACGCGTCGTCATCGGCATGGATGCGCTGGAGAAGAACACCCGCGCCTCCGCCGTCAAGATCAAGCGGCTGGGTGAGCGCTCGATGGAAATCTCCACCATCATCGGCACGATTCAGAAGATCTCGGCGCAGACCAACATGCTCGCCCTCAACGCCGCCATCGAAGCGGCGCGCGCCGGTGAACACGGCCTCGGCTTCACCGTCGTTGCCGACGAAGTCCGCAAGCTGGCGGAACGTACCGAAGGGGCCGCGGAGGAAATCGCGCGCTTGATCGCCGCGATCCAGGCCGAGACCAACGACTCGGTGAGTGGCATGGAGCGCCAAGCCGAACACGTCGAACAGCAGCTCGGGTTGGTGTCGGAAGCCGGAAACGCCCTCGACCGCATCTTACGGGCGTCGGTGCAGAGCGCCGAGCTGATCGCCGAAATCTCGTTGGCTGCCAACCAGCAGGTGCGCGGTGCCACCAGCTTGAGCGACGCGATGTTGAGTATCTCGGATGTCGCTCGCCAGGCCCAGGTGTCGTCGGAACAGACGCAGCACAGCACCGCGTCGCTGATCGAAGTCTCGTCGGAACTGAATGCGCAGATCGGGTTGTTCCGCGTCGAGACCATCGGCAATGGCAACGGCCATGCGGAACCCGGGGCCCCGACGGCGCAGGTGGTCGCGCTCGAAGATCCCGACGCCACCGGCAACGGGCACGCCACCACGATCTGACGCGATTGCTGTCGAGCACGGGCCGCCATGACGCGTACCCTCGAACTTCCCGATTGGCAGGTCGCCTGGGTGCGCGACGCGGTGGCGGCTCGCTGCGGGCTCTACCTCGGTGGGCCGCACGAAGCGCACCTCAGTAGCCATGTGGCCACTCGTATGCGTGATCTTGCATTGAGTTTCGGCGACTACGCCCGCTTGTTGCAGGAAAGCCCGGTGAGCGGCGGTGAGTTGCAGACGTTGATCGAACGCCTATGCATTCACGAAACCAGTTTTCTGCGTGACCCGGGCCAGTTTCACGCCCTGGCGCGTTTCATTCTCCCGCAACTGGTGCGCGACGCGGTCCGCGACGGCCGGCGCCGCCTGCGCTTGATCAGTGCAGGCTGTTCCACCGGCCAAGAAGCGTACTCCCTGGCGATGATCGCCGAGGAGTCGCGGCCGCTGCTCGAAGACATCGAAGTGGAGGTGGTGGGGTTGGACGTGAGCGGGGATGCCATCGAGCGGGCGGCACGGGGCCGCTACTCGGCCCGTGAAGTCGCCATGCTGGATCCGTGGCGGCGCGATCACTATCTGCAGCCGGTCGGGTCCGAGTTCGAGATCATCCCGGGGCTGCGGCGTTCCCTGCGCTGGCTGCGCTGCAATCTGACTGGGGCACTCCCGGTGACGCAGGTTGATGTCATCTTCTGCCGCAACGTGTTGATCTACTTTCAAGGCGCCCAGCGCGATGCCCTCGTGCGCAACCTGGTGGCGGCCTTGCGCCGGGGCGGATTCTTCGTCCCCGGTTTTGCCGATTCCCTCCAAGCCCACCGCGACATTCTTGAGCCCATTCGCACCAACGGAACGGTGATCTTTCGCCGCGGGCTGCGCCCCACGGCGATTGTCGGACACGGTGGCGAGAGTGCTCCGTTCGGCAGGATGGCTGCCAGCGGAACGGGGAGCGCGAGCTAATGGCCGACCGGTTTAGCATTGACAACATCAGGGAACTTTTCCGCGACGACGTCCGGCGGTTCCTCCACGGCATGGAGGCCCGCCTCGAACAGTTGATCTCCAACCCACGCGATACCGCCGCGCTCGATGAAATGCGCGCGCTCGGTCACTCGCTAAAGGGGACGGCGTCGCTCGTCGGACTGACCTACTTGAGCCGCGCGGGCAGCGTCATCGACCGCGTCGCCGAAGTAGCCGAAACGCACGGCCAGAGCGACGCCGGCGAAGCCCTCGCCATCTTCCGCCAAATGCAAGCCGCCCTGCCGGTGATCGACCGCTTGCTCGAAGACTGCCTCGCCGGAACCAATCCAGAGACTCAGGAAAATCTCTACACCGAGTTGCTGCTCACATTCTCCGCACGCACCCGAACCTATCTGCACGAGGTCGATGCGAGCATCGACCTGGGAGCCGCAGCCGACTCCGCGCCGCCGGCCGACGAACCCGCAGATGCAGAGAGCGAAGATGCAGAGAGCGATGACGCCGAGGGCGACGAGGCGGACGAATCCGAGACCGCCGCGCACGCCGAGTCCGCGCCCACCGCCGACGATGAGTGGGCGAAGGAACTGGCCGAAATTTTTGCCGCCGAGTTGGAGTCGCACCTCGAACGTGTGCCCAACCTCATCGCGCTGCTCGCCGAACCGACGCAGCAGGCCGACGTGTGTAAGCAGCTGTCGCGCATCTTCCACACCATCAAGGGTTCGGCGGCGATGGTGGGACTCAACGATCTGTCCACCATCGGCAAGCAGTTGCAGGATGCTTTCGGCGCGCCGGCGGAACAGCCGGACCGGTTGCCGCTGGCACCTGACTTCCTGGCCACAACCTACGAGGCGATGGCCAAAGTGTTCGCGGCCGCCGGCAAGCCACCACCGGCGTTGCCGAGGTTGGCGCCGCCACTGTTGGTCGACGCCAACGTCGCCGATCTTGACCGCGAACTGCTCGATGCGTTTA is a window encoding:
- a CDS encoding penicillin-binding protein activator: MRPLLAALPALALLAACTQPASHLPPAPSYTFRQAEDAFARGDYVVAVANYRRFLDATPEEAYVPRAYYQLALAQHHLHQQDASLATLDELKQRYPTRHWVQVDALRGDDELAEDKRVQALIAWEQAWQQASPAEQSRLRSRIESVAKQLTDDERTEANQVVLTAAVREMTGLSDMMAAAPMPESGEIELSKSAEIEADIAQPAPLPEGEAVAVSAAPEAAEAAATEESEPPPPVGSETIAALPVPEVASTTRVACLLPLTGPDHAYGKRALAGLRLAFADAPQHLVIRDTGGDPANSAALVRALDKDPTVLAVIGPLRSSESEVAAPVAEREHFPMLLLSQSEGLAGGSVFQVAMTRNQQVVLLVGYAVDTLKIERAGIVYPNDGYGTAFAEAFEAAFTARGGHVVGTETYQPGDTDFSTITAVVRDWSGAGLQAVFIPDAARMAVAVAAHVRSEAPDVTLLGTESWNDPAALADAGAAINGAIFADSFFANSTRPSTREFVEHFERGAGRAPTVFEAQAFDAGLAVRRVFENGATSREQVTAQLTSLSNFEGAGVLRSTEGGFQRDLSVLRYRDGQIEEVAPAVN
- a CDS encoding DUF1329 domain-containing protein gives rise to the protein MKADDTPEAKIEPAPRVVEAEVVPAAEPVAVKPEVVAAQPAPEPEQIAAAPQPATAPVPIKKVEPPVVRESAPAALHAAEPPPVAAAPRRAKPEPVVAEAAPAPAPIQVAAAPVEAAMLPANNNNTSRGASSGGLLPVEPGTTITDKNMDQYPDVLTPGLEWALRYGLRMKVIAPRRIEMFREYREATEKYSGQAKLSPDGRRVLNYTAGQPFPNIDSNDPQAALKIMWNYDYRSQITDDLNAQNFDADTGSFAKNRGMTVERHYLIDYLRRLNYTGRLFVDPKPTLPNPEDVRFKESLHPLSEPFDLKGVGATFYRYNDADRQDDSWLYLPQLRRVRRLSSAQRSDALFGQDTDIDSYYGYNGHIGWADWKLLGERTVMAVMHGRNVPVKWQEPEDWVFDDVWEPRQVYVIEANSKLPQYAYGKRVLYLDKQSWLVTTSDIYDRAGQLWKVWINDHSFKKEAIPGAKVSHYADEMAFVHALVMLDTQLVHATKAALPSTHTPNEECIYLNLGDKSGTSEDFFTVANLIASGH
- a CDS encoding DUF1329 domain-containing protein, which gives rise to MCEGLPSAASESNGVAGMASAVSFAELMEVYMMIRRHLPTCLGLAAFVLLLGVGALRAQNVDWGDLFDEGQKPAPKAQPAPAPAVVPAPAAAVPAAKPLTLEDSLRRKPIAKAAPAAAPAAPARRVAKAPAVPAPKRVAAPQPVPQVSEPVTARVAETAAEPVVATAPATAPMAAEREAAAVAEAEPRVAAVAVERAAPLEAPRAKPQPPEQIAKLDFPKAAPAAPADEGDGKSWTLDSNNWQQGEGLLPPTVLKRVKEGQYFYKVSPVDPEKFKQNYSKPFWAASEANDGKYDVDPATCGLKDLKTGKAPEFYFGYPFPRIDAKNDPMAACKMAWNFTAANQMQNGAGATFSLNGIDGSGEFKRIKLWLHAQSFHGRSAGPIANPENLRDESMTQVLEPQDIDGVGGLTKRVNDWTSQDETWFYVPSTRRVRRVNAATRSDPVAGLDIFGDDLNCYAGKVEYYKWKLVGETDILAPVLRPYALPQKQITETRSEVEIPYFRASYETPGSKGAPWLVVENLTLVPRPVWIIEGQADDPYYNFGKVIMYMDKDMYRIYWKLVHNKAGEYFYNAMCAYHWSKSADGSFSAVTPNMVVGVNDKTNRAALGGRYKTQFLESKYEDSYFTLHHLTHMSD
- a CDS encoding chemotaxis protein CheW → MTNPAIAEASRTARVLVFTVDDGPFCIHLDWVEAVYQREDAPLHLVKEGDSVGRFLIHRGQPALVIDLREAFGLNGLLGATDRSALMVVRAGSFLLALQVDSCVGVRDLDLGTKVPVASTLVRDGGLSVGYLVDLDGKMHGLLEPNRILSGTLREQLDPLLKEAQAFRDRQAELVELTAELRRNPTPAGLKNYARLSRRNGRTRAAGAARLVLKHVQEHEAGAGDGAVAGDMAAETLLRDLVALSTARRTGTVIVQPAGGEATEIFLDLGRIADARVPGEWGRGALRRILAAREGAYRFEPTETAVYPQRIDDSALWLLVEVTEQLSEERRGRHLR